One genomic region from Vitis riparia cultivar Riparia Gloire de Montpellier isolate 1030 chromosome 17, EGFV_Vit.rip_1.0, whole genome shotgun sequence encodes:
- the LOC117903956 gene encoding serine carboxypeptidase-like 45 encodes MDSLTWKTIPMVSVVFQLCFLLKAHPSLSHPDKIIQLPGQPQVGFQQFSGYVSLDDKKQRALFYYFVEAESDPASKPLVLWLNGGPGCSSLGVGAFSENGPFRPNGEFLLRNEYSWNREANMLYLETPVGVGFSYSSDTPYVTVDDKITARDNLAFLQLWFLKFPQYKHRDLFITGESYAGHYVPQLAELMIQFNKKEKLFNLKGIALGNPVLEFATDLNSRAEYFWSHGLISDSTYRLFTSACNYSRYVSEYYRDSVSSVCSRVMAQVSRETSKFVDKYDVTLDVCLSSVLSQSKVISPQQVAETIDVCIDDKTVNYLNRKDVQKALHARLVGIRSWTVCSDILDYELLNLEIPTISIVGSLIKAGIPVLVYSGDQDSVIPLTGSRTLVHNLAKELGLNTTVPYRVWFEGKQVGGWTRVYGNILSFATIRGASHEAPFSQPERSLVLFKSFLEARPLPEFF; translated from the exons ATGGATTCTCTAACATGGAAAACCATCCCAATGGTTTCTGTTGTGTTCCAGCTCTGCTTTCTCTTGAAGGCTCACCCCTCTTTGTCTCATCCTGACAAGATTATCCAGCTTCCTGGACAACCCCAGGTGGGCTTTCAGCAGTTTTCTGGTTATGTCAGTCTGGATGACAAGAAGCAAAGAGCTCTCTTTTACTACTTTGTTGAAGCTGAATCAGACCCAGCTTCAAAACCACTGGTTTTGTGGTTGAATGGAG GCCCTGGCTGTTCTTCACTTGGGGTGGGGGCATTCTCTGAAAATGGACCTTTCAGACCAAATGGGGAGTTTCTGTTGAGGAATGAGTATAGCTGGAACAGAG AAGCAAATATGCTGTATCTAGAGACACCAGTAGGAGTGGGATTCTCTTATTCATCTGATACCCCTTATGTCACAGTGGATGATAAGATAACAG CCAGGGACAATCTTGCGTTCTTGCAGCTCTGGTTCCTCAAGTTTCCCCAATACAAGCATAGGGATTTGTTTATCACAGGGGAAAGTTATGCAG GCCACTATGTTCCCCAACTTGCAGAACTCATGATTCAGTTCAACAAAAAGGAGaagttgttcaatttgaagGGAATTGCT CTGGGTAATCCGGTTCTAGAATTCGCCACTGACCTCAATTCAAGGGCTGAGTACTTCTGGTCTCATGGCCTAATATCGGATTCAACATACAGATTGTTCACTTCTGCCTGTAACTATTCTCGCTATGTGAGTGAATACTATAGAGACTCAGTTTCATCTGTTTGTTCAAGGGTGATGGCCCAAGTAAGCAGAGAAACCAGTAAATTTGTGGACAAGTATGATGTTACCCTTGACGTCTGCCTTTCATCAGTACTCTCACAATCCAAAGTCATTAGTCCCCAA CAAGTTGCAGAGACAATAGACGTGTGCATAGACGATAAAACTGTGAATTATCTAAACCGAAAAGATGTGCAGAAGGCTCTCCATGCCAGGCTTGTTGGCATTCGCAGTTGGACCGTCTGCAGCga CATTCTGGATTATGAGCTCCTCAACCTGGAGATACCTACGATTTCCATTGTGGGATCACTCATCAAGGCTGGAATTCCAGTCCTGGTCTATAG TGGAGATCAAGATTCAGTAATACCGTTGACAGGGAGTCGAACTCTGGTTCATAATCTGGCTAAGGAGCTGGGACTAAACACAACTGTGCCTTACAGAGTTTGGTTTGAGGGGAAGCAG GTTGGTGGATGGACTAGAGTTTATGGTAATATCCTCTCATTTGCCACCATTAGAGGTGCTTCTCATGAAGCTCCCTTCTCACAGCCTGAGAGATCACTAGTGTTGTTCAAGTCATTTCTTGAAGCCAGGCCTCTACCAGAATTTTTCTGA
- the LOC117904502 gene encoding dual specificity protein phosphatase PHS1 produces MVKDQKEEPAIITSTTPHQEEKDPEFGSEDLLESPLPLTVTSRVLYMLGDIAAGPAYRFTQWLELVRKRSGKYRSSGFPNRPPRIDTMPFCSGESTVDSRSSLPVEQATEINLWERLGKAAMMDIDSCSFSWDMLSSLHHTEHSSSNDHSEDEMSKALEVTVNSGGVVFFALFNWPENDDYFLKEGAAVIKFSSSRVATQSERLGYEFAKWLGVRTPQARVIHNSSTEWLQIKEAAEKARDAAISEGDEVGEVTCSELLEALELSRCLFLMNYVHGSPLLESSSAFDSREAAEKTAAALGRVLMLDLVIRNEDRLPCRQLRWRGNSANLLLADKMASTDMDALEEAFDSAIKRYRPRVIRALQKERRATSVDSRLSPHNSGLVSQSSDLSDAIGSPSSSNTSLEGQALNQSGLSDFHIVAIDSGVPRRPPAGKRANDQANYPKLVELMLNSSKYSLNLLHEITGGKLGFASDDTETATDILLTEMASVVHEFRRGFRAALRDLQGFHIFLLTLHQKLDGLLRVFLNIVNRNSCVDFDREDLGASEAQSQAPVIGHCPSPPSKERVINDNHPDLSDPEVQRAAPRLSSSGVRESSDSSSPISREAWHGKFSRGSVESLRSLRLTTKLRDFHRFAKVDAESSKELEQWNEMLRNDAVKLCQENNFNSGFFEGNDNNGVVDAYELKVRLEHILERIALISDAANTERPSSITASLFIGGALAARSVYTLQHLGITHILCLCSNEIGQSDSQYPDLFKYKNFSISDSEDTNISSIFEEASVFIDHVEQTGGRVLVHCFEGRSRSATLVLAYLMLRKNFTLLEAWNALKRVHRRAQPNDGFARTLLDLDCKLHGKVSMEWHQRKPPMKVCPICGKNAGLSSSSLKLHLQKSHKKLSSGSVDSAMTMEIQKAISALKISRGGSVSPTQRQSNSVMDE; encoded by the exons atggttaAGGACCAAAAGGAGGAGCCTGCAATTATCACCAGCACCACACCCCACCag GAAGAGAAGGACCCCGAGTTCGGATCTGAGGACTTGCTTGAGTCCCCATTGCCCCTCACCGTCACTTCTCGG GTGTTGTATATGTTAGGAGACATAGCGGCAGGTCCGGCTTATCGGTTCACACAATGGCTGGAACTGGTTCGTAAGCGCAGTGGCAAATATCGCTCCTCTGGTTTCCCTAACCGCCCGCCCAGAATCGATACTATGCCATTCTG TTCAGGAGAATCAACTGTTGATTCCAGAAGTTCTTTGCCTGTTGAGCAAGCTACAGAAATAAATTTGTGGGAAAGACTTGGTAAAGCTGCTATGATGGATATTGATTCATGTTCTTTTTCTTGGGACATGCTTTCCTCACTTCACCATACTGAACATAGTAGTAGCAATGATCATTCTGAGGATGAAATGAGTAAAGCCCTTGAG GTCACTGTGAATTCTGGAGGGGTTGTCTTCTTTGCTCTATTCAACTGGCCTGAGAATGATGATTATTTCCTGAAGGAGGGAGCAGCAGTTATAAAGTTTTCATCTTCAAGAGTGGCCACACAATCAGAACGTCTTGGTTACGAATTCGCAAAGTGGCTAGGAGTTCGAACTCCACAG GCTAGAGTCATTCACAATTCTAGTACAGAGTGGCTTCAGATTAAGGAAGCTGCAGAAAAAGCAAGAGATGCAGCAATTTCAGAAGGAGATGAAGTTGGTGAAGTCACATGTTCAGAGCTTTTAGAAGCTCTTGAACTTAGCCGATGCCTCTTTCTGATGAA TTATGTACATGGATCTCCTCTCTTAGAAAGCTCAAGTGCATTTGACTCACGAGAAGCTGCAGAAAAGACAGCAGCAGCCCTTGGCAGGGTCTTGATGTTGGACCTTGTCATTAGAAATGAAGATAGACTTCCTTGTCGTCAGCTCAGATGGCGTGGAAATTCCGCAAATCTATTGTTGGCGGACAAAATGGCCTCTACTGACATGGATGCATTGGAGGAAGCATTTGATTCTGCAATCAAGCGATATAGGCCTAGGGTAATTAGGGCTCTTCAGAAAGAAAGAAGGGCGACATCAGTTGACAGCAGATTGAGCCCTCATAATTCAGGATTGGTATCACAGAGTTCTGATCTTTCTGATGCCATAGGATCACCATCATCGAGCAACACTAGTCTGGAGGGTCAAGCTTTGAATCAGTCAGGTCTTTCAGATTTTCATATTGTGGCAATCGACTCTGGAGTTCCTCGCAGACCACCAGCAGGAAAACGTGCAAATGACCAGGCAAATTATCCAAAACTGGTTGAGCTCATGCTCAACAGCTCCAAGTATTCCTTGAATCTATTACATGAGATAACAGGAGGGAAGTTAGGATTTGCTTCAGATGATACTGAAACAGCAACAGATATACTTTTGACTGAGATGGCTTCAGTTGTTCATGAATTTCGTCGTGGGTTTCGAGCTGCACTAAGAGACTTGCAGGGTTTCCATATATTCCTACTCACACTCCACCAAAAACTGGATGGCCTCTTACGAGTATTTCTGAATATTGTAAATAGAAATTCCTGTGTTGATTTTGACAGAGAGGATTTGGGGGCCTCTGAGGCACAGTCGCAGGCTCCTGTAATAGGTCATTGTCCCTCTCCACCAAGTAAGGAACGGGTTATTAATGATAATCATCCAGATTTGAGTGACCCAGAGGTACAGAGAGCAGCTCCTAGGTTATCATCTTCTGGAGTTAGAGAAAGCTCAGACTCTAGTTCTCCCATCTCTCGAGAAGCTTGGCATGGGAAGTTCAGCAGAGGGAGTGTGGAGTCACTCCGAAGCCTGCGATTGACAACAAAGCTCCGTGACTTTCACAGATTTGCCAAG GTTGATGCAGAATCAAGCAAAGAGTTGGAACAATGGAATGAAATGCTAAGAAATGATGCAGTTAAATTATGCCAAGAGAACAATTTCAATTCAGGTTTCTTTGAGGGTAATGATAATAATGGTGTTGTTGATGCTTATGAGTTGAAG GTCAGGCTTGAGCACATTCTTGAGAGGATAGCATTGATATCTGATGCTGCAAATACAGAGCGGCCATCTTCAATTACAGCGAGTCTCTTCATTGGTGGGGCCCTTGCTGCAAGATCTGTGTACACATTACAACATTTAGGAATTACACACATATTGTGCTTGTGCTCCAATGAGATTGGACAGTCAGATTCTCAGTATCCTGACCTATTTAAGTACAAAAATTTTTCT ATTTCTGACAGTGAAGACACAAACATCAGCAGCATATTTGAAGAAGCTTCCGTGTTCATTGATCATGTTGAACAAACTGGCGGGAGGGTTCTGGTTCATTGCTTTGAAGGGAGAAGTAGAAGTGCTACGTTAGTTCTTGCTTACTTGATGCTCAGGAA GAACTTCACTCTATTAGAAGCATGGAATGCCCTAAAACGAGTACACCGCCGAGCGCAGCCCAATGATGGGTTTGCCAGGACCCTCCTGGACCTGGACTGCAAACTGCATGGAAAGGTTTCAATGGAGTGGCATCAGCGAAAACCGCCAATGAAAGTTTGCCCCATCTGTGGGAAAAATGCTGGCTTGAGCAGCAGCTCGCTTAAGCTTCATTTGCAGAAATCACACAAGAAGCTATCATCAGGGAGCGTGGACAGTGCTATGACTATGGAGATCCAAAAGGCTATAAGTGCTCTCAAGATTAGCCGAGGTGGGAGTGTCAGCCCTACACAGAGGCAGTCTAATTCAGTCATGGATGAATAG
- the LOC117904503 gene encoding ATP-dependent Clp protease ATP-binding subunit ClpA homolog CD4B, chloroplastic: MARALVQSTNIFASVADGKHGKFQGSERTKKSVKMMCNVQAPGLRIRGFSGLRGANALDNLVRSGHDFHSRVAAAISVRGGKASRCVARAMFERFTEKAIKVIMLAQEEARRLGHNFVGTEQILLGLIGEGTGIAAKVLKSMGINLKDARVEVEKIIGRGSGFVAVEIPFTPRAKRVLELSLEEARQLGHNYIGSEHLLLGLLREGEGVAARVLENLGADPSNIRTQVIRMVGESTEAVGAGVGGGTTGNKMPTLEEYGTNLTKLAEEGKLDPVVGRQQQIERVTQILGRRTKNNPCLIGEPGVGKTAIAEGLAQRIATGDVPETIEGKKVITLDMGLLVAGTKYRGEFEERLKKLMEEIKQSDEIILFIDEVHTLIGAGAAEGAIDAANILKPALARGELQCIGATTLDEYRKHIEKDPALERRFQPVKVPEPSVDETIQILKGLRERYEIHHKLRYTDEALVSAARLSYQYISDRFLPDKAIDLIDEAGSRVRLRHAQLPEEARELEKELRQITKEKNEAVRSQDFEKAGELRDREMDLKAQISTLIDKGKEMTKAETEAGDIGPMVTEVDIQHIVSAWTGIPVEKVSTDESDRLLKMEETLHRRVIGQDEAVKAISRAIRRARVGLKNPNRPIASFIFSGPTGVGKSELAKALAAYYFGSEEAMIRLDMSEFMERHTVSKLIGSPPGYVGYTEGGQLTEAVRRRPYTVVLFDEIEKAHPDVFNMMLQILEDGRLTDSKGRTVDFKNTLLIMTSNVGSSVIEKGGRRIGFDLDYDEKDSSYNRIKSLVTEELKQYFRPEFLNRLDEMIVFRQLTKLEVKDIADIMLKEVFERLKAKDIELQVTERFRDRVVDEGYNPSYGARPLRRAIMRLLEDSMAEKMLAREIKEGDSVIVDVDSDGNVTVLNGSSGAPPESLPEAMPV; the protein is encoded by the exons ATGGCTAGGGCTCTGGTTCAGTCAACCAATATCTTTGCTTCAGTTGCTGATGGGAAGCATGGAAAGTTTCAAGGGTCTGAGAGAACCAAAAAGTCTGTCAAAATGATGTGTAATGTCCAAGCACCTGGATTGAGGATCAGAGGCTTCTCAGGATTGCGAGGAGCCAATGCTTTAGATAATTTGGTGAGATCAGGCCATGATTTCCATTCCAGAGTGGCAGCTGCTATTTCTGTTCGGGGAGGAAAGGCTAGTCGATGTGTAGCTAGAGCTATGTTTGAGCGCTTCACTGAGAAAGCAATTAAAGTTATTATGCTTGCACAAGAGGAAGCAAGAAGACTTGGTCACAATTTTGTTGGCACTGAGCAGATTCTGTTGGGTCTTATTGGGGAAGGCACTGGTATTGCTGCTAAGGTCCTTAAATCCATGGGAATCAATCTGAAAGATGCCCGTGTGGAAGTGGAAAAGATAATTGGAAGGGGCAGTGGATTTGTTGCTGTTGAGATTCCATTTACGCCTCGAGCAAAGCGTGTTTTGGAACTTTCGCTGGAGGAAGCTCGGCAACTTG GCCATAACTATATTGGATCGGAGCACTTGCTTCTGGGACTACTTCGTGAAGGCGAAGGTGTAGCTGCCCGTGTTCTTGAGAATTTAGGTGCTGACCCTAGTAATATTCGCACTCAG GTCATTCGTATGGTGGGTGAGAGTACAGAAGCTGTTGGTGCTGGTGTTGGAGGAGGAACCACTGGCAATAAGATGCCAACGTTGGAGGAGTATGGTACCAATTTAACAAAGCTGGCAGAGGAG GGTAAATTGGACCCTGTTGTTGGAAGGCAGCAACAAATAGAGCGTGTAACCCAAATTTTGGGTCGACGGACTAAAAATAACCCATGCCTCATTGGAGAACCTGGCGTTGGAAAAACAGCAATTGCAGAAGGCCTTGCACAAAGAATTGCAACTGGTGATGTTCCAGAAACGATTGAGGGGAAGAAG GTTATAACATTGGATATGGGTCTCCTTGTTGCTGGAACAAAATATCGCGGAGAGTTTGAGGAAAGATTGAAGAAGCTAATGGAAGAAATCAAACAAAGTGATGAGATAATACTCTTCATTGATGAGGTACACACCTTAATTGGAGCAGGAGCAGCAGAGGGGGCGATTGATGCTGCTAACATCTTGAAGCCAGCTCTTGCAAGGGGTGAACTGCAG TGTATCGGAGCCACAACACTGGATGAATACAGGAAGCACATTGAGAAAGACCCTGCCTTGGAAAGGAGATTCCAGCCAGTCAAAGTGCCTGAACCATCTGTGGATGAAACCATACAAATTTTGAAAGGGCTTCGGGAGCGGTATGAGATCCATCACAAGCTCCGGTATACAGATGAAGCTTTGGTATCTGCTGCCCGACTGTCATACCAGTACATTAG TGATCGATTTCTTCCTGATAAGGCAATTGACTTGATCGACGAAGCTGGTTCTCGGGTTCGACTTCGTCATGCACAG CTTCCAGAGGAAGCAAGAGAGCTTGAGAAAGAGCTCAGACAGATCActaaagagaagaatgaagcaGTACGAAGCCAAGATTTTGAGAAG GCCGGTGAATTACGTGATAGAGAAATGGATCTAAAGGCACAGATCTCAACCCTCATAGACAAAGGCAAGGAGATGACCAAGGCAGAGACTGAGGCAGGAGATATAGGTCCTATGGTGACAGAAGTGGACATTCAGCACATTGTATCTGCTTGGACTGGCATCCCTGTTGAGAAAGTGTCAACTGATGAATCTGATCGTCTCCTCAAGATGGAGGAGACCCTCCACAGACGAGTCATTGGTCAGGATGAAGCTGTTAAAGCCATCAGCCGTGCTATTCGCCGAGCTCGTGTTGGACTCAAGAATCCCAACCGTCCAATTGCCAGCTTCATCTTTTCTGGTCCAACTGGTGTAGGAAAGTCAGAATTGGCAAAAGCACTAGCTGCTTACTATTTTGGTTCTGAAGAAGCCATGATCCGTCTTGATATGAGTGAGTTCATGGAGAGACACACAGTCTCCAAACTGATTGGTTCACCTCCTGGTTATGTTGGTTATACTGAGGGTGGTCAGTTGACTGAGGCTGTTAGACGCCGACCTTATACAGTGGTTCTCTTTGATGAAATTGAGAAGGCTCACCCTGATGTCTTCAACATGATGCTTCAGATTCTTGAGGATGGCAGGTTGACAGACAGCAAGGGCCGAACTGTGGACTTCAAGAATACTCTTTTGATAATGACATCCAATGTTGGAAGCAGTGTGATCGAGAAGGGAGGCCGCAGGATAGGATTTGATCTCGATTACGATGAAAAGGATAGCAGTTACAACCGAATTAAGAGCTTGGTGACAGAGGAACTGAAACAATATTTCAGGCCAGAGTTCTTGAATAGATTGGATGAGATGATTGTTTTCCGACAGCTCACTAAGCTGGAGGTGAAGGACATTGCTGATATAATGCTGAAGGAGGTGTTTGAAAGGCTGAAGGCCAAGGACATAGAACTTCAGGTGACCGAGAGGTTTAGAGATAGAGTGGTGGATGAAGGGTACAACCCCAGTTATGGTGCAAGGCCACTGCGAAGAGCCATAATGAGACTTTTGGAGGACAGCATGGCTGAGAAGATGCTTGCAAGGGAAATCAAAGAAGGCGATTCGGTAATTGTGGATGTTGATTCTGATGGAAATGTCACTGTGCTCAATGGCAGCAGTGGTGCTCCACCTGAGTCATTACCAGAGGCAATGCCTGTGTAA
- the LOC117905212 gene encoding transcription factor ICE1-like, protein MLSGVNGVVWMEGREEEEEAASWIRNSNNNNGGGSSCGVVDSSKDDMGSLSTFKSMLDVDDEWYFTGNAGQNHQEIRDISFSTNLAGADNLLLHPVDSSSSCSPSSSVFNNLDPSQVQFFLPPKPTLSSLLNLISNNPLEHSFDMGCEQGFLETQAPNSQTLVNRGGEVLPHFADMGSHAQMNTPNLISEPQFGITRVLQLTENSAPIGAGFSSSGIRGFEEGSMNSLFVNRSKLLRPLETFPSVGAQPTLFQKRAALRKNLADNGSILGGLGPEGGQVLSGVEDDKGKREMGEENDRKWRNSNAEDIEDASIDASGLNYDSDELTDNNKMEENGKNSGNNSNANSTVTGGDHKGKKKGLPAKNLMAERRRRKKLNDRLYMLRSVVPKISKMDRASILGDAIEYLKELLQRINNLHNELESTPPGSSLTPTTSFHPLTPTPPTLPCRIKEELCPSSLSSPNGQPARVEVRAREGRAVNIHMFCGRRPGLLLSTMRALDSLGLDIQQAVISCFNGFALDIFRAEQSKEGQDVHPEQIKAVLLDSAGFHGMM, encoded by the exons ATGTTGTCGGGGGTGAACGGCGTGGTGTGGATGGAGGGGagagaagaggaggaggaggctGCTTCATGGATCAGAAACAGCAATAACAACAACGGCGGCGGCAGCAGCTGTGGAGTGGTGGACAGTAGTAAAGATGATATGGGTTCTCTTTCTACCTTCAAATCCATGCTTGATGTTGATGATGAGTGGTACTTTACTGGCAATGCCGGTCAGAATCACCAGGAAATTAGAGATATTTCCTTCTCTACTAACCTGGCTGGAGCTGATAATTTGCTGCTGCACCCAGTGGACTCGTCGTCTTCGTGTTCTCCGTCGTCTTCAGTGTTCAACAATCTCGACCCATCTCAGGTGCAGTTCTTCTTGCCTCCAAAACCCACCTTATCTTCACTCCTCAACCTCATTTCCAACAACCCTTTAGAGCATAGCTTTGATATGGGTTGCGAGCAGGGGTTTTTGGAGACTCAAGCTCCAAATTCTCAGACTTTGGTTAATCGGGGAGGTGAGGTTTTGCCCCATTTCGCCGATATGGGCTCGCATGCCCAGATGAACACTCCTAATCTGATCTCTGAGCCTCAATTTGGAATCACCCGGGTGCTCCAACTGACCGAAAACAGTGCTCCTATTGGCGCTGGGTTCAGTTCATCGGGGATTCGAGGTTTTGAGGAGGGTTCTATGAACTCTTTGTTTGTGAATAGGTCTAAGTTGCTGAGGCCTCTCGAAACTTTCCCTTCAGTGGGTGCACAGCCCACTCTCTTTCAGAAGAGAGCAGCTTTGAGGAAGAATTTAGCTGATAATGGCAGCATTTTGGGGGGTTTGGGGCCTGAAGGTGGTCAGGTTTTGAGTGgggttgaggatgataaggGAAAGAGGGAAATGGGTGAAGAAAATGATAGGAAGTGGAGAAACAGCAATGCAGAAGATATTGAGGATGCCAGCATTGATGCGTCGGGTTTGAATTATGATTCGGATGAGCTTACAGACAATAACAAGATGGAGGAGAATGGCAAGAACAGTGGGAACAACTCAAATGCAAATAGCACTGTTACTGGTGGAGATCACAAGGGGAAGAAGAAGGGTCTCCCTGCTAAAAATTTAATGGCAGAGAGGCGCCGCCGGAAGAAGCTCAATGATAGGCTGTACATGCTGCGATctgttgtcccaaaaattagcAAG ATGGATAGGGCTTCAATCCTTGGGGATGCAATTGAGTACTTGAAGGAACTTCTGCAAAGGATCAACAACCTCCATAATGAACTGGAGTCCACCCCTCCTGGCTCATCACTGACACCTACCACAAGCTTCCACCCTTTGACACCAACCCCTCCTACCCTTCCCTGCCGTATCAAGGAAGAACTTTGCCCAAGCTCATTATCAAGCCCGAATGGCCAACCTGCAAGG GTTGAAGTTAGGGCAAGAGAGGGAAGAGCTGTAAACATCCACATGTTCTGTGGGCGCAGACCAGGTCTATTGCTCTCCACCATGAGGGCTCTGGACAGCCTTGGGCTAGACATTCAGCAAGCTGTTATCAGCTGTTTCAATGGGTTTGCTTTGGATATTTTTCGAGCTGAG CAAAGCAAGGAAGGGCAGGACGTCCATCCTGAGCAAATCAAAGCAGTGCTCTTAGATTCAGCAGGTTTCCATGGCATGATGTAG